The following coding sequences are from one Eucalyptus grandis isolate ANBG69807.140 chromosome 11, ASM1654582v1, whole genome shotgun sequence window:
- the LOC104425051 gene encoding 3-hydroxyisobutyryl-CoA hydrolase-like protein 5, whose translation MAKEGATQDEEVVLGEEIDHVRVITLNQPRKLNVISSRVVYLLAEYLERWEKDENAQLVIIKGTGRAFSAGGDLKMFYDGKKSKDSCLEVVYRMYWLCYHIHTYKKVQVALVHGISMGGGASLMVPMKFSVVTEKTVFATPEASIGFHTDCSFSYVLSHLPGRLGEYLALTGARLNGKELVTAGLATHFVPSEKLPEVEKRLMSLKSGEEDAVRSAIDEFAVEVQLDEESILNKKALIDECFSKDTVADIIKSLESEASKEGNGWIGPVLKGLKRSSPTGLRMTLRSIREGRNQKLSECLRKEFRLTINTLRMVISEDVYEGIRALTIDKDNSPKWDPPTLDKVEDDKIDRVFQPFQEDLELQIPEQEECRWSGKYESTPYPAMQATNVTS comes from the exons ATGGCGAAAGAAGGGGCGACCCAGGACGAGGAG GTTGTTCTCGGGGAAGAAATTGATCATGTCAGGGTGATCACCTTAAACCAGCCTCGCAAATTGAATGTTATTTCGTCTAGAGTG GTTTATCTGCTGGCTGAATACTTAGAGAGATGggagaaagatgaaaatgcaCAACTTGTGATCATCAAG GGAACTGGTCGAGCTTTCTCTGCTGGTGGAGATTTGAAGATGTTCTATGATGGCAAAAAATCAA AGGATTCCTGCCTGGAAGTTGTCTATAGAATGTACTGGCTTTGCTATCACATCCATACCTACAAGAAAGTCCAG GTTGCTCTTGTCCATGGAATCTCAATGGGTGGAGGGGCATCTTTAATGGTTCCAATGAAGTTTTCAGTTGTCACAGAAAAGACG GTTTTTGCTACTCCAGAAGCGAGCATTGGGTTTCACACTGATTGCAGTTTCTCATATGTGCTTTCCCATCTCCCTGGACGGCTGG GTGAATACTTGGCTTTAACTGGTGCAAGGCTGAATGGCAAAGAATTGGTTACAGCTGGACTAGCAACTCATTTTGTCCCTTCTGAG AAACTTCCTGAGGTGGAGAAGCGTCTGATGAGTTTGAAATCTGGGGAAGAGGATGCTGTCAGGTCTGCAATTGACGAATTTGCAGTAGAAGTTCAGCTTGATGAAGAGAGCATCCTGAACAA GAAGGCATTAATTGACGAGTGCTTTTCAAAGGATACTGTTGCGGATATCATAAAATCATTG GAATCTGAGGCAAGCAAAGAAGGAAATGGGTGGATAGGACCGGTGCTCAAGGGGCTAAAGAGATCATCCCCTACAGGACTGAGAATGACCCTAAGATCG ATCCGCGAAGGCCGCAACCAGAAGCTTTCTGAATGTTTGAGAAAGGAATTTAGATTAACAATTAACACTCTACGAATGGTGATATCTGAAGATGTATATGAG GGAATCAGAGCTCTTACTATAGACAAGGACAATTCTCCCaag TGGGATCCGCCGACTCTTGATAAAGTGGAAGACGACAAAATCGATCGCGTGTTCCAGCCATTCCAAGAGGATCTTGAGCTCCAGATCCCAGAACAGGAAGAATGCAG GTGGTCTGGGAAAT
- the LOC120289782 gene encoding uncharacterized protein LOC120289782 — protein sequence MQKHDAGKKLPTATPSTKGLLQESHSQCLTNMLLDERNFLPWSRAVTVALGGCSKLGHINGKIEAHPEDDLGYEEWLASDNSVMSWIFNSVEPYIYEIFAYSNSAQALWDALVGIEETDRIFPLLTSLRPEYDDLKRQIPMSPVLPSLTEVCAVIQGEETKRQVMNPTPAT from the exons ATGCAAAAACATGATGCCGGCAAGAAATTGCCAACGGCAACTCCTTCAACCAAAGGCCTTCTACAAGAATCTCACAGCCAATGCCTCACCAACATGCTCTTGGACGAAAGGAATTTCCTTCCTTGGTCACGAGCTGTAACCGTAGCTCTTGGTGGCTGCTCGAAACTCGGCCACATCAATGGTAAAATCGAAGCTCATCCAGAAGATGATCTCGGATATGAAGAGTGGCTTGCCAGTGACAACTCTGTTATGTCCTGGATCTTCAACTCCGTGGAGCCCTATATCTACGAGATTTTTGCATACTCCAATTCAGCTCAAGCACTATGGGATGCGTTGGTTGGAAT AGAGGAGACAGATCGAATCTTTCCACTTCTGACTAGCCTTCGGCCTGAATATGATGATCTCAAACGACAGATCCCCATGAGTCCAGTCTTGCCGTCCCTCACTGAAGTCTGTGCCGTGATCCAAGGAGAGGAAACCAAGCGTCAGGTCATGAATCCAACACCGGCGACCTAG
- the LOC104425052 gene encoding aspartyl protease family protein 2, whose translation MVVVGGGVNAMASKAWSFSLLLFFSLVAIACFSRSVSAGHGHESLNSNVSTLAGIELPDHMSFNAVSASSSSGCSLSSSEKPKDAEASLSFIQALTAEEDEGDDDGGDDCEEGGEIGGDRASSSRAESEPPQRRDTVKLHLKHRPRGGGPGTEPRESAEEFRMWDLGRIQTLHQRVTEKKNQNTITRLKKDQKAAAATTRTTQGRPRKVVVDVAGPSPAPAPSLEAYAGGLSGRLMATLASGVSQGSGEYFMDVFIGSPPKHFSLILDTGSDLNWIQCVPCHACFEQNGPHYDPSDSSSFRNISCRDPRCHLVSSPDPPQPCSSDSQTCPYFYWYGDSSNTTGDFALETFTVNLTSAAGKSEYRKVEDVMFGCGHWNRGLFHGAAGLLGLGRGPLSFSTQLQSLYGHSFSYCLVDRNSDTSVSSKLIFGEDRSLLNHPNLNYTSFVGGRDNPADTFYYVQIKSIVVGGEILKIPEETWVLGSDSSGGTIIDSGTTLSYFADPAYDVIKQAFLDKVKGYHLVQDIEILHPCYNISGVEKAEFPEFGIVFADGAVWNFPVENYFIPLVPGELVCLAILGTPQSALSIIGNYQQQNFHILYDTKKSRLGYAPMRCAEV comes from the coding sequence ATGGTGGTTGTGGGGGGAGGGGTCAACGCTATGGCGTCTAAAGCTTGGTCCTTCTCGTTGTTGCTGTTCTTCTCTCTGGTCGCGATTGCTTGCTTCTCTCGATCCGTCTCTGCGGGACATGGCCACGAGAGCCTCAATTCCAACGTCTCCACGCTCGCCGGGATCGAACTGCCCGATCACATGAGCTTCAATGCCGTGTCCGCTTCTTCGAGCTCCGGCTGCAGCCTCTCTTCCTCGGAGAAGCCCAAGGACGCGGAGGCGTCCTTGTCCTTTATTCAGGCTTTGACcgccgaagaagatgaaggggaCGACGATGGTGGTGATGATTGTGAGGAGGGTGGAGAAATCGGCGGCGATCGGGCTTCTTCCTCGCGGGCCGAGTCGGAACCGCCGCAGCGCCGAGACACGGTCAAGCTCCATCTGAAGCACCGGCCGAGGGGGGGCGGCCCCGGGACGGAGCCGCGAGAGTCGGCGGAGGAGTTCAGGATGTGGGACTTGGGCCGGATTCAAACGCTGCACCAGAGGGTGACTGAGAAGAAGAACCAGAACACCATCACGAGGCTGAAGAAGGACcagaaggcggcggcggcgacgacgaggaCGACCCAGGGGCGGCCGAGGAAGGTCGTCGTCGATGTGGCCGGCCCATCGCCCGCGCCCGCGCCGTCGCTGGAGGCCTACGCCGGCGGGCTTTCGGGCCGGCTAATGGCGACTCTGGCTTCCGGCGTGAGCCAGGGCTCCGGTGAGTACTTCATGGACGTGTTCATCGGCAGTCCTCCGAAACACTTCTCGTTGATTCTGGATACCGGCAGCGACCTCAATTGGATCCAATGCGTGCCTTGCCACGCCTGCTTCGAGCAGAACGGACCGCACTACGATCCCAGCGACTCCTCTTCCTTCCGCAACATAAGTTGCCGCGACCCCCGGTGCCATCTGGTCTCCTCGCCGGACCCCCCGCAGCCGTGCAGCTCCGATTCCCAGACCTGCCCCTACTTCTATTGGTACGGCGACAGTTCGAACACGACCGGCGACTTCGCGCTCGAGACCTTCACGGTCAATCTCACTTCGGCCGCCGGGAAGTCAGAGTACCGCAAGGTGGAGGACGTGATGTTCGGGTGCGGCCACTGGAACCGGGGACTCTTCCACGGGGCGGCAGGGCTCCTCGGGCTCGGGCGGGGGCCGCTGTCCTTCTCCACGCAGCTCCAGTCCCTCTATGGCCACTCCTTTTCCTACTGCCTTGTGGACCGGAACAGCGACACGAGCGTGAGCAGCAAGCTTATCTTCGGCGAGGACAGGAGCCTCCTGAACCACCCCAATCTGAACTACACTTCCTTTGTGGGCGGCCGAGACAACCCGGCCGATACATTTTACTATGTCCAGATCAAATCCATCGTCGTCGGAGGCGAAATCCTGAAGATCCCTGAAGAGACGTGGGTTTTAGGATCAGACAGCTCGGGTGGCACGATCATCGACTCCGGCACAACGCTCAGCTACTTTGCCGATCCCGCCTATGATGTGATCAAACAGGCGTTCCTGGACAAGGTCAAGGGTTACCATCTGGTCCAGGACATTGAGATTCTACACCCTTGCTACAATATCTCAGGGGTCGAGAAGGCCGAATTCCCCGAGTTCGGGATCGTGTTCGCCGACGGGGCCGTGTGGAACTTCCCCGTCGAGAACTACTTCATCCCGCTGGTGCCGGGTGAGCTTGTGTGCCTGGCGATCCTAGGGACACCCCAGTCCGCGCTATCCATCATCGGGAACTACCAGCAGCAGAATTTCCACATCCTGTACGACACCAAGAAGTCGCGGCTCGGGTATGCACCCATGCGATGCGCCGAGGTCTGA